The proteins below come from a single Chryseobacterium capnotolerans genomic window:
- a CDS encoding acetyl-CoA C-acyltransferase produces the protein MKEVFIVSAVRTPMGSFMGSLSTVPATKLGATAVKGALDKIGLDPANVQEIYMGNVLQAGEGQAPARQVALGAGLSINTPSTTVNKVCASGMKAVTMAAQAIKAGDAEVIVAGGMENMSLVPHYYNARVATKLGDIKMLDGMVLDGLTDVYNKVHMGVCAEKCAVDYSITREDQDNFAIESYKRSAKAWSEGKFNDEIVPVSIPQRKGDPVIFAEDEEYKAVNFDRITTLPTVFKKEEGTVTAANASTLNDGASALILVSKEKMEELGLKPLAKIVSYADAAQEPENFTTAPAKALPIALKKAGLEVSDIDFFEFNEAFSVVGLANNKILGLDASKVNVNGGAVALGHPLGSSGSRIIVTLINVLKQNNAKYGAAAICNGGGGASAIVIENI, from the coding sequence ATGAAAGAAGTATTCATTGTTTCCGCAGTAAGAACACCTATGGGGAGTTTTATGGGAAGTTTGTCAACAGTTCCGGCTACTAAATTAGGAGCTACTGCTGTGAAAGGAGCATTAGATAAAATTGGTTTAGATCCTGCTAACGTTCAGGAGATCTATATGGGAAATGTGCTGCAGGCAGGAGAAGGACAGGCGCCGGCTCGCCAGGTAGCTTTAGGAGCAGGACTTTCTATCAATACCCCTTCTACAACCGTAAATAAAGTATGTGCTTCAGGAATGAAGGCTGTAACAATGGCTGCACAGGCAATCAAAGCTGGTGATGCAGAAGTAATTGTTGCAGGAGGGATGGAAAATATGTCTTTGGTTCCTCACTATTATAACGCAAGAGTAGCTACAAAGCTAGGAGATATCAAAATGCTTGATGGTATGGTGTTGGACGGTCTTACAGACGTATACAACAAAGTACACATGGGGGTATGTGCAGAGAAATGTGCAGTTGATTATAGTATTACAAGAGAAGATCAGGATAACTTTGCGATAGAATCTTATAAAAGATCTGCAAAAGCTTGGAGTGAAGGAAAGTTCAACGACGAAATCGTGCCAGTTTCTATTCCTCAGAGAAAAGGAGACCCTGTAATCTTTGCTGAAGACGAAGAATATAAAGCAGTAAACTTCGACAGAATTACAACACTTCCTACAGTTTTCAAAAAAGAAGAAGGAACAGTTACAGCTGCTAATGCGTCTACATTGAATGACGGAGCATCTGCATTAATCCTTGTTTCTAAAGAAAAAATGGAAGAATTAGGCTTAAAACCATTAGCAAAAATCGTTTCCTATGCTGATGCAGCTCAGGAGCCTGAAAACTTTACAACAGCTCCTGCTAAAGCTTTACCTATTGCCCTTAAAAAAGCAGGATTAGAGGTATCAGATATTGACTTCTTTGAATTTAATGAAGCTTTCTCAGTAGTGGGATTAGCTAATAACAAAATCTTAGGTTTAGATGCTTCTAAAGTGAACGTAAACGGTGGAGCGGTAGCTTTAGGACACCCACTGGGAAGTTCAGGTTCAAGAATCATCGTTACATTAATCAACGTATTGAAGCAAAATAATGCCAAATACGGTGCCGCAGCAATCTGCAACGGTGGTGGTGGAGCTTCTGCTATCGTGATTGAAAATATCTAA
- a CDS encoding MFS transporter, with the protein MSETENRQPNNIKNNPKIMKAWAVYDWANSVYSLVITSTIFPIYYSILTTAYEKKEFVTETKKWIDVPVRHMIKIFGKEYQPDAVYGYSLTISFFIVVLLSPFLSSLADTIGNKKSFLQFFCYLGATSCMGLAMFTGMHNVFLGLLFSITASVGFWGSLVFYNSFLPDIATPDRQDALSAKGYVYGYLGSVVLVVLCLVLIQVFAKGAAQQLLFTRISFLLTGAWWFGFSQYTFKHLPQFGDVKDKLPKDLVLLNYKNIFKKHEEQGGFFEVLKDNMSFYKDIAKESFHELFKVGGELFKDRNLKFFLSSFFFYSVGMQTIFLMATLFGKSEINLAQDKLIGTLLVIQIEAIIGAVIFSRLSKRIGNKNVISIAIFLWIVACLWAYFLNKENPTVEYQFYGVAAVVGLVMGGLQAMSRSTYSKLLPENSMENTTYFSFYDVLEKIAIIIGTFIFATLIEHFNNMRIAALSMTLFFGAGLILIRFLKVKMRKDRETL; encoded by the coding sequence ATGTCTGAAACTGAGAATCGACAACCCAACAATATAAAGAATAATCCGAAGATTATGAAAGCCTGGGCTGTATATGACTGGGCCAACTCTGTGTATTCCCTGGTTATTACGTCCACTATTTTCCCCATTTATTATTCTATTCTTACCACAGCTTATGAGAAGAAAGAATTTGTAACGGAAACAAAAAAATGGATCGATGTCCCAGTGAGACATATGATCAAAATTTTTGGCAAAGAATACCAGCCGGACGCAGTATATGGATATTCATTAACCATATCGTTCTTTATCGTAGTATTATTATCTCCCTTTTTATCTTCGTTGGCAGATACCATTGGAAATAAGAAATCCTTCCTGCAGTTTTTCTGTTATCTGGGAGCAACATCCTGTATGGGATTAGCAATGTTCACAGGAATGCATAATGTATTTTTGGGACTTTTGTTCAGTATTACAGCCAGTGTAGGGTTTTGGGGCAGTTTGGTGTTTTATAATTCCTTTCTTCCGGATATTGCAACGCCGGACAGGCAGGATGCACTTTCTGCAAAAGGATATGTCTATGGATATCTTGGCTCTGTAGTTTTAGTGGTATTGTGTTTAGTCCTGATTCAGGTTTTTGCCAAAGGAGCAGCACAGCAGCTTTTATTTACAAGAATCAGCTTTCTGTTGACAGGAGCATGGTGGTTTGGATTTTCTCAATACACCTTCAAGCACCTTCCTCAATTTGGAGATGTAAAAGATAAACTTCCTAAAGATCTTGTGTTATTAAACTATAAAAACATCTTCAAAAAACATGAAGAGCAAGGCGGATTCTTTGAAGTGCTAAAAGATAACATGAGCTTTTATAAAGATATTGCTAAAGAAAGCTTCCATGAATTGTTTAAAGTGGGAGGAGAGCTGTTCAAAGATAGAAACCTGAAGTTTTTCCTCTCAAGCTTCTTCTTTTACAGTGTAGGAATGCAGACAATTTTCCTTATGGCGACCTTATTTGGAAAAAGTGAGATCAATCTAGCTCAGGATAAACTTATCGGAACACTTTTGGTTATTCAGATTGAAGCTATTATCGGAGCTGTGATTTTCTCAAGATTATCCAAAAGAATAGGAAACAAAAACGTTATTTCAATTGCTATTTTCCTATGGATTGTAGCTTGTTTATGGGCTTACTTCTTAAACAAAGAAAATCCAACCGTAGAATATCAGTTTTATGGAGTGGCTGCAGTAGTAGGATTAGTAATGGGAGGGCTTCAGGCAATGTCCAGATCTACGTACTCAAAATTACTTCCTGAAAACTCTATGGAAAACACCACTTATTTCAGTTTCTATGATGTATTGGAAAAAATAGCGATCATTATCGGTACATTTATCTTTGCAACATTAATTGAGCATTTTAATAATATGCGAATTGCCGCTCTATCCATGACATTATTCTTCGGTGCAGGGTTAATATTAATCCGATTCCTGAAGGTTAAAATGAGAAAAGATAGAGAAACACTATAA
- a CDS encoding UbiA family prenyltransferase has protein sequence MNSEKETFQSKQYISKSLYYRFSQFVGFLLGARFFVAALLTFALYVSTFFLFNQEESFRNFVFDFKVHGIIFCTVLTILAGGIINQFYDLEKDHIVKPFRTRIQSFIKQKYFLYAYLGLSAISLGVAWMISHNVFIFFVVYQFFMWLYSHKLSRILILNNLTFVSLTLYPFFGMMVYYETFSKKVFLMAVFLFLILLCIDIVKDTLTRSVDKTFGYTTIPNYFKSRNTKIILISLLLITMAVSMKIITKTGVSGFMAYYFVAGLFVMILCIYLFLNSTRKSNFLTLSILRLWVFVGIISMLLNGIEHKL, from the coding sequence ATGAATTCTGAAAAAGAAACTTTCCAATCCAAACAATATATCTCAAAATCTCTATATTACAGATTTTCACAATTCGTGGGCTTTTTACTCGGAGCACGTTTTTTTGTGGCAGCTCTGCTGACATTTGCTCTGTATGTTTCCACATTTTTTCTGTTCAATCAAGAAGAATCCTTCAGAAATTTTGTCTTTGATTTCAAAGTACACGGTATTATTTTCTGTACTGTTTTGACAATTTTAGCAGGCGGAATTATCAACCAGTTTTACGATTTGGAAAAAGACCATATTGTAAAACCTTTCAGAACTAGGATTCAAAGCTTCATCAAACAGAAGTATTTTTTATACGCTTATTTGGGATTAAGTGCTATTTCATTAGGGGTAGCTTGGATGATTTCTCATAATGTCTTTATCTTTTTTGTGGTGTATCAGTTTTTTATGTGGCTTTACAGTCACAAATTAAGCCGTATACTCATCCTGAATAATCTCACTTTTGTAAGTCTTACTTTATATCCATTCTTTGGGATGATGGTGTATTACGAAACTTTCTCCAAGAAGGTCTTTCTGATGGCTGTTTTTCTTTTTTTGATTCTTCTATGCATCGATATTGTAAAAGATACCCTTACCAGAAGTGTAGACAAAACATTTGGATATACCACCATTCCCAATTATTTTAAAAGCCGGAATACGAAGATTATTCTTATATCTTTACTCTTGATAACAATGGCCGTTTCTATGAAAATCATTACCAAAACCGGAGTTTCAGGATTTATGGCTTACTACTTTGTAGCAGGCTTATTTGTGATGATTCTTTGTATCTACCTTTTTCTAAATTCAACCAGGAAAAGCAACTTCCTCACGCTTAGCATATTACGATTATGGGTGTTTGTAGGAATTATATCCATGCTTTTAAACGGAATTGAACATAAATTATAA
- a CDS encoding proline dehydrogenase family protein — protein MPIFNDTKVAFADKTDAQLRKAYWMFKMIEQPALTSLGTSVLNFTVHNNFPFVTGIVKSTLFAQFCGGETREESMKVVKQLFKRRVGSIFDYSIEGKEDEETFDAVCKEIKDIVRFSVGNPAIPFIVFKPTAFGRIDLYEAVGKGAELTTSQKEEWERVVRRFDEVCALCHENDKKVMIDAEETWMQDSADQLCEEMMEKYNQEKPIVWNTIQMYRTGRLEYMEANLQRAREKNYFIGYKIVRGAYMEKERARAAEKGYPDPIQPTKDASDKNYNAGIDFVMNHLDKVSAFFGTHNEISSELIMDKMKSKSLENGNPHVYFGQLYGMSDNISFYLSDKGYNVAKYLPYGPVKDVVPYLTRRAQENTSVAGQTGRELGLIKKELERRKQQ, from the coding sequence ATGCCCATTTTTAATGATACTAAAGTTGCATTTGCAGACAAGACAGATGCACAGTTGAGAAAGGCTTACTGGATGTTTAAAATGATTGAACAGCCCGCTCTTACCAGCCTTGGAACATCCGTTCTTAATTTTACAGTACACAACAACTTTCCATTCGTTACCGGAATTGTAAAAAGCACTTTGTTTGCACAGTTTTGCGGTGGAGAAACCCGTGAGGAAAGTATGAAGGTTGTAAAACAGCTTTTCAAGAGAAGAGTTGGAAGTATTTTCGATTATTCCATTGAAGGGAAAGAAGATGAAGAAACTTTTGATGCAGTATGCAAGGAGATCAAAGATATTGTAAGATTTTCAGTAGGAAATCCGGCCATTCCTTTTATCGTATTCAAGCCTACAGCATTTGGAAGAATTGATCTGTATGAAGCTGTTGGAAAAGGAGCAGAACTTACAACCAGTCAGAAAGAAGAATGGGAGAGAGTGGTAAGAAGATTTGATGAAGTATGCGCTCTTTGTCATGAAAATGACAAAAAAGTAATGATAGATGCAGAAGAAACCTGGATGCAGGATTCTGCAGACCAGCTTTGTGAAGAAATGATGGAAAAATATAACCAGGAAAAGCCTATCGTTTGGAACACCATCCAGATGTACAGAACAGGAAGATTGGAATATATGGAAGCGAATCTTCAGAGAGCAAGAGAAAAGAACTATTTTATTGGGTATAAGATCGTTCGTGGAGCTTATATGGAGAAGGAAAGAGCCAGAGCAGCAGAAAAAGGATATCCAGATCCGATTCAGCCTACCAAAGATGCTTCGGATAAGAACTACAATGCAGGAATTGACTTTGTAATGAACCACTTGGATAAAGTATCTGCATTCTTTGGTACTCACAATGAGATCTCTTCGGAATTGATTATGGATAAAATGAAGTCTAAATCTTTAGAAAACGGAAATCCACATGTTTATTTTGGGCAGCTTTACGGAATGAGTGATAATATTTCATTCTATTTATCTGATAAGGGCTATAATGTGGCTAAATATCTCCCATATGGACCTGTAAAGGATGTTGTGCCATATCTTACGAGAAGAGCTCAGGAAAACACCTCTGTAGCCGGACAAACCGGAAGGGAATTAGGCCTGATCAAAAAAGAATTGGAAAGAAGAAAACAACAGTAA